From the Micromonospora echinofusca genome, the window CGACGGCGGGTCCGGCGGCGACCACCTCTCCTACTGCCTGGTGCTGGAGGAACTCGGCCGCGGCGACTCCGCCGTACGCGGCATCGTCTCGGTCTCCCTCGGCCTGGTCGCCAAGTCCGTCGCCGCGCACGGGACCCCGGCCCAGCGGGAGCAGTGGCTGCCCCGGCTCTGCTCCGGCGCGGCGCTCGGCTGCTTCGCGCTGACCGAGCCGGACAGCGGCTCCGACGCCGCCGCGCTGACCACCCGGGCGGTGCGCGACGGCACCGACTGGCTGATCACCGGCGCGAAGATGTTCATCACCAACGGCACCACGGCCGACGTCGCGCTGGTCTTCGCCCGCACCGGCGGCCCCGGGCACCGGGGCATCAGCGCGTTCCTGGTGCCCACCGACGCGCCGGGCCTGACCCGGCGGGAGATCCACGGCAAGCTGGGGCTGCGCGGGCAGGCCACCGGTGAGCTGCGCTTCGACGGCGTACGGGTGCCGGACTCGGCGCGCCTGGGCGACGAGGGCGCCGGCTTCCGGCTCGCCCTCGCCACCCTGGCCAAGGGCCGGATGTCCGTGGCCGCCGGCTGCGTCGGCATCGCCCAGGGCTGCCTGGACGCGGCCGTCGGCTACGCCGGGCAGCGCACCCAGTTCGGCAAGCCCATCGCCGCCCACCAGCTCGTGCAGCAACTGCTCGCCGCCATCGCCGTCGACACCGACGCCGCGCGCCTGCTCGTGTGGCGGGTGGCCGACCTGATCGACCGGGGCGAGCCGTTCGCCACCGAGGCGTCGATGGCCAAGCTCTTCGCCAGCGAGGCCGCCGTGCGCGCGGCCAACAACGCGGTGCAGGTCTTCGGCGGCTACGGCTACATCGACGAGTACCCGGTCGGCAAGTACCTGCGCGACGCCCGCGTCGCCACCCTCTACGAGGGCACCAGCCAGATCCAGCAGCTGCTCATCGGACGCGCGCTCACCGGCGTCAACGCCTTCTAGAAGCCAGGGAGAAACCGTGACCAGATTCGCCGACCGGGTCGCCGTCGTCACCGGCGCCGCGCAGGGCATCGGCGCGGCAACCGCGCACCGGCTGGCCGCCGAGGGCGCGGCGGTCGCCGTGGTCGACCTCGACGCGGCGCGCGCCCGGGCCGTCGCCGACGAGATCGCCGCCGCCGGTGGCCGGGCCGTCGGCATCGGCTGCGACGTGACCGACGCCGCGGCGGTCGCCGCCATGACCGACCAGGTCCTCCAGGCGTACGGCGGGCTGCACGTGCTCGTCAACAACGCCGGGATCACCCGCGACAACCTGCTGTTCAAGATGCCGCTGCCCGAGTGGGAGGCGGTGCTGACCACCAACCTGACGAGCATGTTCCTGTGCTGCCAGGCGGCGCAGGAACACATGGTGGCGGCCCGCTACGGCCGGATCGTCAACCTCAGCAGCCGCTCCGCGCTCGGCAATCGGGGCCAGGTCAACTACGCGGCGGCCAAGGCGGGCGTGCAGGGCCTCACCGCCACCCTCGCCGTCGAGCTGGGCCCGTTCAACGTCACCGTCAACGCGGTCGCCCCCGGCTACGTGGCCACCGCGATGACCGCCGCCACCGCCGAGCGGGTGGGCAGCAGCCCCGAGGCGCACCAGCGGGCGGTCGCCGAGCACACCCCGCTGCGCCGGGTCGCCCAGCCCGCCGAGATCGCCTCGGTGATCGCCTTCCTGGCCAGCGACGACGCCTCGTACGTCAGCGGTCAGACCCTGTACGTCAACGGCGGCGCGCGCTGAGGCGCGTACCACCGCACCCGACCCCGGAGGGGACATGGACTTCGCGCTCTCGGACACCGAACGGGCCATCCGCGACACGGCCCGCGACTTCATCACCAGGGAGGTCATGCCGCTGGAGCAGGAGCTGCTGCGGCGCGAACGCGCCCACCGGCCCGGGCTGGAACCCGACGAGCTGCGCGAGTTGCAGCTCAAGGCGCGCGCCTTCGGCTTCTGGGGGCTGGCCACCCCCGAGGCGTACGGCGGCATGGACCTGCCGGCCGTCACCCAGTCGCTGATCTGGACCGAGCTGGGCCGCTCGTACGTGCCGTTCCGCTTCGGCGGCGAGGCCGACAACATCCTGTTCCGGGCCAACGAGGATCAGCAGCGGGAGTTCCTGATCCCGACGATCGAGGGGGAGCGGCGCAGCTGCTTCGCGATCACCGAGCCGGGCGCCGGGAGCGACGCCGCCAACATCCGGCTCAGCGCCCGCCGCGACGGCGACGACTGGGTGCTCAACGGCGAGAAGACCTTCATCACCGGCGGCAACGAGGCCGACTTCGCCATCGTCATCGCGGTCACCGACCGGGAGAAGGGGGCCCGCAACGGCGGTGCCACGGCCTTCCTGGTGGACCGGGCGATGGGCTGGCGCTCGGAGTTCATCCAGACCATGGGCGAGGGTGGGCCGGCGGCGCTGGTCTTCGACGACGTACGGGTGCCGCAGCGCAACATCCTCGGCGAGCCGGGCCAGGGGTTCGCCCTCGCGATGGAGTGGATCGGCAAGGGGCGCTACACCATCCCCTCGCACGCGGTCGGCATCGCCGAGCGCGCGCTGCGGATGGCGATCGACTACGCCACCACCCGCCAGACGTTCGGCCGGCCGATCGGCGACAACCAGGCGATCCAGTGGATGATCGCGGACTCCGAGACCGAGCTGGAGGCGGCCCGCTGGCTCATCCTGCGGGCGGCCTGGACGGTGGACCAGGGCATGGACCCGCGGCACGCCTCCTCGATGGCGAAGCTCTACGGCGCCGGCATGGTCAACCGCGTGGTCGACCGGGTGCTCCAGATCCACGGCGGCATGGGCTACACCCGGGAGCTGCCCGTCGAACGCTGGTACCGGCAGGTGCGGCTCTACCGCATCTTCGAGGGCACCGACGAGATGCAGCGGCTCATCATCGCGCGGGACCTGCTGCGCGGCTACACCCGGCTGGGAGGGCACCTGGCATGAGGACCTTCGACTCCCTCGACGAGCTGGCCGCGGCGGTCGGGCAGACCCTCGGCCCGGGGCCGTGGCAGCGGATCGACCAGGGGCGCGTCGACCTGTTCGCCGACGCCACCGACGACCACCAGTGGATCCACCTCGACCCGCAGCGGGCCGCCACCGGCCCGTACGGCGGCACGATCGCCCACGGCTACCTCACGCTGTCCCTGCTGCCGGCGCTGGTGGGCCGGCTCTACCGGGTGCGGGGCGTGCGGATGGGGGTCAACTACGGCCTGAACCGGGTGCGGTTCCCCGCCCCCGTACGGGTCGGCACGGCGGTCCGGGCCGTCGCCACCATCGCCGAGGTGTCCCCGGTGGCGGGCGGGGTGCAGCTGGTCACCGCCGTGACCGTGGAGTGCGACGCGGGTGGCAAGCCGGTCTGCGTCGCCGAGACGGTGAGTCGGCTCTACGGGCAGCCGCCGTCCCCCTGAGTGCCGGCGGCGCCGGCCGCGCGTGGCGGGAGCCACACCGTTCGCGCCTCCTTCGGGAGTTTCTGTCGCTTTTATCCATCGGCCGTTCGGTTGATATGGCGGCGGCCGTTGGTCTAGGGTGGTGGCACTGCGGTCGTCGGTTCCCGGCGCCGCCGCATCGGTAGGACAGGGAAGGGCAGCATGATCACCACGACGACCGCGCCGACCGCCAGCACCGACGCCGCCACCACGGTATCCGGTGACGAGACCCGCGCGAGCGAGCTGACCGCCGCCCTCGCCGCCCTGCCGGAGGGGCACCCCGACCGGCCGGCGCTGCGGGCACGGGTGATCGAGGCGTGGCTGCCGCTGGCCCACCACCTCGCCTTCCGCTACAGCGGGCGCGGTGAGCCCAACGGGGACCTGGCCCAGACCGCGGCGCTCGGGCTGATCAAGGCCGTGGACCGGTTCGACGCCTCCCGGGGCGTCGACTTCGCCGGCTTCGCCATCCCGACGATCCTCGGTGAGATCAAGCGCCACTTCCGCGACCGCACCTGGAACATCCGGGTCCCGCGTCGCCTCCAGGAGCTGCGGCTGCGCATCTCCGAGGCCAACGGCACCCTCACCCAGACGCTCAACCGCGCGCCGACGGTCGCCGACATCGCCACCCACCTCGGCGTCACCGAGGAAGAGGTCCTGGAAGGGCTCGAGGGCGCGCGTGCCTACAACGCCGTCTCCCTGT encodes:
- a CDS encoding acyl-CoA dehydrogenase family protein, producing MDLELSAEQAAVRRLAADFVDREVVPHAATWDRRESVDPDIVGKLGELGFLGLTIGEDDGGSGGDHLSYCLVLEELGRGDSAVRGIVSVSLGLVAKSVAAHGTPAQREQWLPRLCSGAALGCFALTEPDSGSDAAALTTRAVRDGTDWLITGAKMFITNGTTADVALVFARTGGPGHRGISAFLVPTDAPGLTRREIHGKLGLRGQATGELRFDGVRVPDSARLGDEGAGFRLALATLAKGRMSVAAGCVGIAQGCLDAAVGYAGQRTQFGKPIAAHQLVQQLLAAIAVDTDAARLLVWRVADLIDRGEPFATEASMAKLFASEAAVRAANNAVQVFGGYGYIDEYPVGKYLRDARVATLYEGTSQIQQLLIGRALTGVNAF
- the fabG gene encoding 3-oxoacyl-ACP reductase FabG, which translates into the protein MTRFADRVAVVTGAAQGIGAATAHRLAAEGAAVAVVDLDAARARAVADEIAAAGGRAVGIGCDVTDAAAVAAMTDQVLQAYGGLHVLVNNAGITRDNLLFKMPLPEWEAVLTTNLTSMFLCCQAAQEHMVAARYGRIVNLSSRSALGNRGQVNYAAAKAGVQGLTATLAVELGPFNVTVNAVAPGYVATAMTAATAERVGSSPEAHQRAVAEHTPLRRVAQPAEIASVIAFLASDDASYVSGQTLYVNGGAR
- a CDS encoding acyl-CoA dehydrogenase family protein translates to MDFALSDTERAIRDTARDFITREVMPLEQELLRRERAHRPGLEPDELRELQLKARAFGFWGLATPEAYGGMDLPAVTQSLIWTELGRSYVPFRFGGEADNILFRANEDQQREFLIPTIEGERRSCFAITEPGAGSDAANIRLSARRDGDDWVLNGEKTFITGGNEADFAIVIAVTDREKGARNGGATAFLVDRAMGWRSEFIQTMGEGGPAALVFDDVRVPQRNILGEPGQGFALAMEWIGKGRYTIPSHAVGIAERALRMAIDYATTRQTFGRPIGDNQAIQWMIADSETELEAARWLILRAAWTVDQGMDPRHASSMAKLYGAGMVNRVVDRVLQIHGGMGYTRELPVERWYRQVRLYRIFEGTDEMQRLIIARDLLRGYTRLGGHLA
- a CDS encoding MaoC family dehydratase, translating into MRTFDSLDELAAAVGQTLGPGPWQRIDQGRVDLFADATDDHQWIHLDPQRAATGPYGGTIAHGYLTLSLLPALVGRLYRVRGVRMGVNYGLNRVRFPAPVRVGTAVRAVATIAEVSPVAGGVQLVTAVTVECDAGGKPVCVAETVSRLYGQPPSP
- a CDS encoding SigB/SigF/SigG family RNA polymerase sigma factor produces the protein MITTTTAPTASTDAATTVSGDETRASELTAALAALPEGHPDRPALRARVIEAWLPLAHHLAFRYSGRGEPNGDLAQTAALGLIKAVDRFDASRGVDFAGFAIPTILGEIKRHFRDRTWNIRVPRRLQELRLRISEANGTLTQTLNRAPTVADIATHLGVTEEEVLEGLEGARAYNAVSLSTPIGDGDSATELGDTLGAEDGEFELAELRVALGPALATLDEREQKILTLRFYGNLTQSEIAAQVGVSQMHVSRLLARALVKLRGQLEMSH